TGGTTGGACCTGCACGATATCACGTGACTGTGGGCTAGATGATGTTGGAAAGCTAGGCTTTATTTACAACACTTTGCTTTGTTGGTTTCCCAGGTAGGCTGTTAGAAGACACCTGAAGAATGGAGTCTAATGCTACACCGCAATATTCACTACCAACGGTAAGTTGAGACTGTCGTAAACTGAAGTAGTTATGTCTGCCACATCATCATACATTCCATTTGATAACCAGTCGAAATAGATTTTACGGAGATATTCATTCTAAAACAGATTTCTGGTTCGACGCAGTTAacagttttggaatgtttatgcGATATATCCATATGTAACACATAGCAAGGAATTATATTCTGgatattcaaattacatgtaatatatagtaGGCCTGGttcatttttgtttgaattatacatttttcttcagttGTAAATCTACTGTAAATGCATTATAATGTTACACTCCACTTAGTGTGTTAATTGTTTTAGTGGTATTgttagtaataaaaaaaaaaacaggaacAAGGTAATTCCTTTAAGTAGTTTGTTTCTCTCTCTACCATTGCCTATTTGTTGGTGTTATAGTATTTGACTTAGGTGGCAAATAGCTATAAGCATACTGTGTAAGACAATTATCACACAAAATGATATCATCACAAGGAAATTCCAGGGACAACTAATTGACAAATGTGATAAGTGACTGCAGTGTTGTAGTTAATCATTATTTTAAGTAGATTGTGAACATATCATCACGTAATGTGAGTAATCACTTTGATAAACGATCCAATAACTTAAATCTGTCCAGTAATTGACAGATACAtgtctactactactactactacggtATTCCATTACACACGTATTAGCTATAAAACTGGATTTTTACGCTTTTAATATCGTCGGATGGTGTCGGCACtttgtatgcaaatacatgtCTAGGGGCGGGGGCGGGGGAGGTGTACTTGGAAGTATAATTACGATTTCAACCTTGTTAGTAAAATATATGTTAATGATCGAGGACTAATGACGTCACCTTGCATTGATTCGTGCGTACACGGACGGCTGCTCTCAATCATTAGGCCCCTCACAAGGAGTGAACCAATCAACTTGTCAATTACATAAACATAGTTATATCGTGTTATTACGACGTTATGGTTTCATTGCTGTTGTTACTGTTGTTACTGATTATGACttgttgtttatgtttatgtttatgttgttgttgttgttgttgttgttgttgttgttgttgttgttgttgttgttgttgatgatgatgatgatgatgatgatgatgatgatgatgatgatgatgatgatgatgatgatgatgattgtgacGTGGTAGTCGTAGTTGTAGCGATGATTACGATGACGATTGTCACTTCTTTTATTTTGGTTGTTCTCACGATCCAATAATTTGTTCGTTTAAAATACTCTCAACTTGTAGGTTTGTTTTCGCACTTGACAACTACTCAAATACACATAGCTCTGATCTGATCATTTCTACGACCTTCTTCAAGTCAATGATTAGCATATTGTGAAATGTTACAAGTATTGCAGATATTTTTTTCGGTTTCAGTAGCAAATACAGTTAATTAAataaaaaccttttttttttctttgcagaATTCCGGATTGTTCTTAAATTCGTCGTCTGAAGGGCTTACATCGGATGATATTATCTATTATTCGTTTTATTATTCTATAATTGTTATCATAACATTAGTTAATATTGTTGGTAATTTATTAGTTATAACGTCAGTCATTCGATTCCGCCATCTTAGAAATGTGTGTAGTTACTTTATCGTTAACCTAGCTGTGTCCGATTTGTTGATGGGTCTTATATACACACCGTATAACCTTAGCCATATGGAAATACCAGAAATAGAGTCTAGCATGGGTAAGTTGACCTCTTTCATTTCATCTTGACTAGGAATAAAAAAGTATATCGTCGAATTGTTGTTTCGTGGTAAAAACAAGtcaacacaaacacagatgtacacgtgtatgtatgtatgtatgtatgtatgtatgtatgtatgtatgtatgtatgtatgtatgtatgtatgtattcatgcgtatttatataaatgtgtatcTTACAGTAAAAGGTAAGGCTGGTTTTATTTTAGTTTCGTTAGAAATTTCACACCTCTTCAAAAAATTACCACAGTGCTGAGACAAGCTGTGAGACTAAAGGAAGCTAAATGTTGTTTTTCCCACAAAGCCTCGCCCAGTGTATAGCAGGCACATTCTACTCCAgttttttcccaatttttatATGTTATTAGACAGGTCACACTATGCAGGGTTGGTGAAAATTACGTTTCTCAGTTCGTTTACTGAGAAATACAGCTAAGATAAAAACCGCCTCGCCTTTGTTTCACTTTACTGTTGCAAAGAAAGTGTCCAGATTGTATTTTAACTGACCCACTGAGACCTGTCTGAGATGGGATTCAAATAAATCTTACCCATGACTCTTTACATGAATTGTAGCAAATATGTCTTCTACATCTACACCTTAGtgaaggtcataggtcatacaTTAAAAGTGTTATGTATATCATGATATAGCAttgattttaacaatttacGACGGTGAAGTGATTTCACTCTGTTCAGTAACATGCATTTTCTGCCTTGTACTgttgataatttacatgttctTGATACAAATATGGCTAGTATCTGTAGAAATCTCCATCATGGTGATCGATAAGACGTTCCCCGGTGTGTTGTGTACGACACGAAGCAATGATACAGGTTGGCACCTTAATGCACATTGAAACTCTATCAATCAATGGCAATCAATAATGACAGTCCAAAGTATATAGGAAGGCGATGACATCGTTCATGTCGATTAGTTCGAGGAATTATGGCCCAGCGAATTAAATGAGAGTATACGCCAGGGAAATCAAGGCAATGAAAATAGGAGCACAAGACTTAAAGTTTTCAAGTACACTCACTAGGATACAGTGGATGTACTTGTAAAATCTATTTTTAAGCTAAATTAGATTAAAGGGATAAAAGCATTCAGTTTATACGTTTTAGGGGAGTATTGTTGCCGCATCTTAAAAAGGTAtctgtagtactagtatttcACTAAATGAAGTATTCTCTGCTATTGGCAGAACATAGCATTCTGGCATGCTACATACACGATTCGATGACATTATTTGGCATATTTTCCTGAGACTTCCGAGGAAGTCTCTTTCATACCATTGCTAATGACGCTAAACGGTGATTTGTAATGACATCAGTATATCAACACCAAGACTAGTAAAGTCGTTATTTCGATATATTATTTTATCGACTTGCCAATAAAAAGACTGAAATCTCGCGTTTTCATCAGATTCTGATTAATAAACCGATGTTACACAATCACGCGAGATTTCGCAGTCACGTGGGAGTTGTCTTTTTAGAAAAAAAGGCCACAAATAAATTAATCGATCAAACTCCTTAATCTAATCAACACTGTTTATGACTAGAtcagtaatatttcatttttgtaaatcCCCTCGTGTAAGAAAAAACTAATCCCTCCGATTATATATACCACTCGAAACAAGTTAATAATCAGGATATATATCCTTCAATAGTAATTACCAGTCTACTTAACATAGTGTGCAGTTATATTTGACAAAATGGCCGACTTAGAGGACACATTATTAAACATAgacatgtaaataataataaaaatttatCCTAACAAATAAATACAGTGTAATAGCACTAATACGATAACATACTTAGAATGTATATTTAACGTAGCTTATATGTCTCTCTGAAGTTTCACCTAAAATTCTCTGTCTATATGAAATCATGTACGAAATTAGATTAAACCAATATTATCTTCCCCGTAAACTGAAAAACTGAGCAAAGTGGATACACTTTTAGGAATGAGTCAAAAGGTGACGATTACGTTATGCAAATTTAAGGTAACATATTccaattttgtttttctttcgtCTGCTGTATTAAAATACTGAATATGTCACTTTGCAAACTAAATTGctgtaatacaataatgtataacAATTTTATAAATACTGACGTACATGTCGGGAAACATATTTCGTATATTACGAAATAAGAAATCGATTTACTCATAATTTGATTCGGAAAATATGTAAGATCATGCAGTTGTGATGCGTAGTGCAAGATAAGGCCTCAACCAATAACGTTACATTATGTTGTTATCATCATGCATATCATGTATCGATGTTAATTGATATGCACGGCTGGGGAAAGAGTCTGCATAGCAATGCATGCAGCGCAGACAAAGAACGAATATATCATCATTGTCTGTGCGAAAGAAACACCTACATGTCATGAGAACGCCCATTTGAGAATGCAAGAATGCCGCAGGATGTATATCAGATTGTTATTATTTGAAACAGACTCTCGTTTGTATAGCAAAGCTAGGATTTTCACAAATAAATAGAACCATTCAATTTAGTTTGGCGGTCCACCGAATTACAAGATTAGGTGTCCACCCATTgttcattactatttacatgtattatcaacATCAACTGGTTGATATCTTGTTGTGAGTCCTCACGTTACCGTCAGTTGGCGCTGCATACTTTAAAAAAAGTACGTTGACTTGAtatgaatggtgtattttataCATGGTACATGTTAGATGCACAGAGTACAGCATTTACCTAATCCATCGGATATCAAATATAATGGTTGTCCGTAAGTGTAggtgatatttttttcaatcaagtAACCACATTTAAGCACGACAAACACATCAACTCATTCGAtggttacatgtaatgtacacacCAGATCGCGGATAAAAATACTTCTATCGGTTTCTATATAGAATCGAAACTAGATTCTAGTTTCTATATCCAACTAATTCTACACAGTAAACGATAGAAGTATTTTTATCAGCGATTTCCCTATAATCTGGTATACAATTGTCTTTACACAACTATACTCCTATATCCGTCTAGTATATGACAAGTTCCGTTTAGATGAAAGTCCATTTGTTATATGCAGTTGTGATCCATGCATGGTGTCCATTCAAGTTCAATATCATCTTAGAATTGTGGCTTTTGGACAAAACGAGTTTCCTCCATTGTAAACGATCAACGCTAACGTCTTTCGCATTGCAGACCAAGACTGAGAGCAAAATAGCTGctagttgccatgacaacaagcTCCCGTGGACAgatataaatatcaaatgaagTAAAAGTTTACAGTAAATTTGTAACATTATTCCGATATCCAAAATTCTCATTTATGGATTCATTCCTACTTTGTTCGTCAGACTCCATGTTCCTGTGTCTGTTCTTCCTTGGAGGCGTTGAAGTGTTCCATTGCTGCTCTGCTTGGTCACTGGTTGCTATCACCGTTACCCGTTACATCTCTATATTTCACCCTTTACGTTATCATGAACGGGTTACACCACGACGTACTCTGCTTGCTATCACACTGGTATGGGTTTTGTCATTTAGTTACTCGTTTGCACAGTACGCCAGACCTGTTGACCAGGGTAAGTCGTTTCACACCTCTCAATCCAAAAATCTATGGTGCCAATGTGAATGTGTTGACAAAATTTATGATATCCTTATCTCAGGCtaaaatcaaagaaaatgttGATTTATGATATCATTATTTTCGTGGATAGCCATATTTATTTTAAACTTTGTTAAGCGGAGACTCTGAAATGACTATAGCAACACCAAATCGACCTGCTAAGTGTGGTTTGTTGATGGTGATAAATCACATTGTGTGATGTATGTCGTCTGTTTAATCAATGTATTTCACTCACACGCAGTGTACTTTGTTCGTATTCTGTTAAGAAAGGCTTTTGACCCAATATAAGCTTATCGATCAGTCGACTTTTTCTTACTTAGCGACTATTTTGAATTatgattattacatttattacacGTTTtgaattttcagtaaatttccACGGCCGATGTCGTTATGAACTGATGTATACCCAATTATGGCACACCTTAGCAATATCGACGTTTGTATTTATGATACCACTGACGATAATGATTACATTGTACACTAGAATATGGCTGATAGCAAGGAAACAGGTCAGTTGTAacataggggcgtgtagtatttcttagattgttgttttccttgtctacggactaaatataacaatgtttttaCGTGAACATATCTCCCCTGCCTTTTAAAAGAACGAGTTATCTTACATTAGTTATTTTCCAATATAGAActtatattgatacatttgtagtagcaggattcgtgtgatattttccctCGGAAAACAACAATTTATTCAATAATACGTGTCCCTGTGAGTTGAAATGCGTATAGCAATATAGCGTCAGCTATTTTTAACTTTCCtgaaatgaatattcatgagagatgttttacactgaagggaataagcactcaggagtcatgaatatccattgtgcaaccatgaatatattatttctgctgactcccatggtGCAATGGCCCATACAGTGCACAGCAAAGATACGCTATAAAGGCAgaaaatcaacttgatgtttttttttctgaaattgcaaataaattgtatattatgtaaaatcatgaaatgattgtACAGAGCCCATAGTTTATGAATTGTTTCTATTTcatggagtggcattcccctttaacaaGTTTTTAGTTGTGGCAATACATACATTGGTACTTGTGGCTATAACATATCAAATGCATTTTACAAACAGGAACCCAATTCCATGgtcaaaaagtgaaaaatatagtaatgttttttattcattaacagtcaaaataaaatccaatttctcatccatattgtAGAAGTATGTCTCAAACCATTCTACATACATTCTACATTGCGATAATATATTCACATTATGGGCCATAATGCAACTTTAATGTTTTCTTCACCAGCTGAGAGCTATTAACTATGACCATGATAGAAGCTCGTTTAAGCACGAATGGAAGATAACGAAGATGATCGCAATGATTTTAGGTTATTTTGTGTTGGCATGGACACCGATGCTAGTCTTCCTATACATCAAGATGTCTTGTGATTGTGAAGTCAATCGATACATAAGGTATACAGATTGCAATTTTGTTTCTCTTTCGTTGATCTGGTGTTGTTTTGTCAATATGGATACGGAATCACGTCagtaaatgttgaaatataggagacagacagagacagacagacagacagacagacagacagacagacagatagacagacagacagacagacagacagacagacagatagacagacagacagacagacagacagacagacagacagacaggcagagactgacaaagagagacagagacagacagaaagagacagagagacaaagagacagagacagacagacagacagacagacagacagacagacagacagagatagaggaGAAACTATTTTGGATGTTGttcaaaacaaagtacatgtCATACTCTTCAACCTACTTTGGATCTTTATTGAAATCACTCTCTCTTCCTCTTTTCCCCAGGGCCATTTGCCGAATCTTCTTACACAGTAATTCTGCGGTTAACTTCATTATATACGGTGTATGTAACACAGAATTCAGTGCAGCTTTCAGACGATCACTAACACAGATGTTTTACTGTAAGAAAGTCTATCCACACGTAAATTTCAACCAAAGGTGAgtaattctctctctctctctctctctctctctctctctctctctctctctctctctctctctctctctctctctctctctctctctctctctctctctctctctctctctctctctctctctctctctctctctctctctctctctagtttAGCAGTTCTGTTACTCTTGAACGGATTATTTTATCGAAATCTGCTAATACTATAGCATACGTTCACTGTACTCTAATAGTATGAAACAGTCAAGCAATATTATGATTGTTGTTGCAGGAACGGCACAGTTATTCAGAAGAGAAAGGGAAGGCTGGCCAAACTGTGCACTGAAAGAGGAAGACCGCTGAAAATTACCTTTGTGTAGTTCTTTTCCTTGGTTTTGATGGTACATATCGAATTTATATTTATACGGGTAGCTTGCTGAAAGACTGCATTATAAACTATTGACCGAAAATAAAACCTCAATGGGAAGAATTATTTAATCATGGGCATTTAAGGCTATATATAACTTAGAAGTTTACCTCCCTCACTTTGAATTTTGATACACAATGCACACGTTTGCCGTAAAGTTGTCAACATATTCCTTAGCTCTATATCCACAGTCTACAAACAGTGTTTAATTTATCTGAGGGCGCTATATATTTTAGATTAGTACTTTGAAAAATACTTTATAGAGATTGCATTATTTCATGACTGCTTAAATTTACGTATTTTGTGAAAATCACGATTTGCATGTGTCAGTATAGAAAttagtatggtatggtatggtatggtatggtatggtatggtatggtatggtatggtatatgtgtattgtgtgtgtgtgtgtgtgtgtgtgtgtgtgtgtgtgtgtgtgtgtgtgtgtgtgtgtgtgtgtggatggatggatgtgcgTGTGTTTAACAAATATATGTTTAAATATACGTTGGTTTTTTccatgtgtatatgcatgtgtgtgtgtgtgtgtgtgtgtgtgtgtgtgtgtgtgtgtgtgtgtgtgtggttgtggttgtggatGGGTGGATGTGCGTATGTTTAACAAATGTATGTTTAAATATGCGTTGGTTTTttccatgtgtatgtatgtatgtgtgtgtgtgtgtgtgtgtgtgtgtgtgtgtgtgtgtgtgtacgcgcgcgcgcgtgtgtgtgcgcgcgctcTACATGCATAGTCAGTGCATCAAAAGTTATCCTCAATgtgattatttgtgattttcttGTGTTCGGgttttattgtgtatatgttttgtaatCATTCGTGTTTGAACTTTGTTATGAAGAAACTTACATGACACCTTTAACAGCATACAATGAAGCACAATTTGTGCACACATGTATatctaataaaaaataaatatgaaactCTAACTTATTGCAAATTGCGcacattgttgtttgttttgttgaacGTGTGTTTATCGTGTGTTTATGTagaatatatgtacacatgcattacaAATAACATTTGAAAGAAGCACTGCAGTTAAGTTATATAAATTGTACACACAGTTACTGAACTGTACACTTGTTGATAAATGAAAAGGATATATAGTAATCAGCCGACACAGGCAGAGTCATGTAACATCGTCTTTAATCGATTTCATAAGGTACCCAAATATAGATCATTACGGGTCATGGGATGTTTCCATTGAAAATGTACACAGCAATATATAATGATTAGCTAGGAGGaattattacattttcaaaaatttcGTAGAAAATAGATTGAGTAATTGAACAACAGAGGGCGCTAATACTATGGAAGAGAAAAATATCTTATCAACATATGAATACTGTCATAGCTTTTCATATCTCTTACTTGGTTTAAAAGTGTGAAATACtactttaaaaatatatattctgtACAAAACGTCGAAAAATTGTTCATATCTCTCTTCTCACAAAAGTCTGATCTTTGCAGAACACTTCATTTTTACAGACCATTACACAGAGGCCTAGATCGAAGCAAGGTTATTGtctttttcttcaaaacatcgCCTTCTTATACTTCAATACACAAGTCAATACGTAAAAGATATCATATTGTCATCACGCGTCTTGGTTTTGAAAATACTGAAATCGCCTTCTAGATCTGTATTCTTCTTTCATTAACTGTCGTATGGATTTCAAAAAATTCAGAGCGGAAGTTTCTTCAAGAAACACTGGAAAGATAAAATTAAAGCAGTGAGTTAGTACTCAGCAGTGAAGTAACACAGGCATAAATATATTCTATGAACATTTTATATGATTTGTATTTACTTTTGTTACTGATTATTATATCATGATTCTGCTTTTCAACTGTAACCATGACTACACTTATATTTGTTCACGCACAT
The Glandiceps talaboti chromosome 6, keGlaTala1.1, whole genome shotgun sequence genome window above contains:
- the LOC144437014 gene encoding adenosine receptor A1-like — translated: MESNATPQYSLPTNSGLFLNSSSEGLTSDDIIYYSFYYSIIVIITLVNIVGNLLVITSVIRFRHLRNVCSYFIVNLAVSDLLMGLIYTPYNLSHMEIPEIESSMDSMFLCLFFLGGVEVFHCCSAWSLVAITVTRYISIFHPLRYHERVTPRRTLLAITLVWVLSFSYSFAQYARPVDQVNFHGRCRYELMYTQLWHTLAISTFVFMIPLTIMITLYTRIWLIARKQLRAINYDHDRSSFKHEWKITKMIAMILGYFVLAWTPMLVFLYIKMSCDCEVNRYIRAICRIFLHSNSAVNFIIYGVCNTEFSAAFRRSLTQMFYCKKVYPHVNFNQRNGTVIQKRKGRLAKLCTERGRPLKITFV